Proteins encoded by one window of Hylaeus volcanicus isolate JK05 chromosome 7, UHH_iyHylVolc1.0_haploid, whole genome shotgun sequence:
- the LOC128880313 gene encoding uncharacterized protein LOC128880313 isoform X3, whose protein sequence is MTLPVSNYQELLIQVRELTHETIRLQRQLSSDLFDNVDPPDVNHNFSLGQKNYEKGKHLTDNAIRQRERSKKNEAAQTPLTEYNNYCFRPRFCQNLDTSEGVHAGELTSRLLSWRSRSHRPIIQQEDAEGCCKRAERLLSEECRVSHEPVGVGVEGVCSWRGQRRPHGIEIPTPLASVAAHELESSVNGAAFNPVVVAAAAGSARCSTSRNALKTSSSCSSASVNAANSKSRFYLGSAIAETCKEDAMEPEVKEEDERRSSTPSPEIYVRRNKRYNEGGSSEEESKPDTSLQSHRLPSSYRGTWPIRRDLWANQQMGFSTQQSPSTTVHNIFPCHPVPQDVASVMSFSSNSGTALSCSAEMQGDRRLGAKVDVVYNLLGMLGSTEGGEDMSATLLSMSTSIDNCLIMRQSGCLPLLVQLIHAPGQDPETRERASRALHNIVHAKSDERAGRREARVLRFLEQLRDYCQALRSSLETGQVPDDLERHPGPTIAALMKLSFDEAHRHAMCQLGVLHAVAELIEMDHMAHGSECDDPNCITLRRYAGMALTNLTFGDGNNKALLCSFREFMKALVSQLRSPSDDLRQVTASVLRNLSWRADTSSKQTLREVGAVTGLMKAAMEGRKESTLKSILSALWNLSAHCSTNKIDICAVEGALTFLVDMLSYVAPSKTLAIVENAGGILRNVSSHIAVREDYRSIVRERGCLQVLLQQLRSPSLTVVSNACGALWNLSARCPQDQRLLWDLGAVPMLRSLIHSKHKMISMGSSAALKNLLSARPGCNNLVHLDSTARGLGLPTLPSLVARRQRALEQEIDQNLAETCDNIEPSTSPTNKDDKFMFKVDHSFLGINARALRTYQLHNQPSTSSVKSNGVARSESRDSMRSVTSTHSDTMFERVNRHVMNGLSPTDIQIKQQSSSLHSAVGFDTGMTSDGHSKTSEKKYTLRYKNAIPDRLKSSETFNGLSDFRCTNSTISWSSAPDQESACSQNLLHSSVEDNLPQSISSKAGSQSSVSEETELVCGKTEYQCKPGIDKPSTLAFVSSDSPAKDVGFGNIYDKSVLSPLNNIQKAISPTVANGNLFYAETDLDQPTDYSLRYAERSLEDEDKQRSHYFASNEQELIHEDTVKTYCTEGTPHGISLNSSRAASASDLQEDNRLRNSTKKMQEQRKLQDKEEFNLECKVKLSDDNVEESGHSSAKSPSSLRTTLTQMSSNNLHYDEKNNMASNSTKIRSDVEECYEIENEIYENTDKFNQNFPVNGINSYVISALKASNDSGYQVSDGDEDDEDLLTACINIGMQNNRHRHSFIGNNFDKIPRNESNLARYQTSVALDQMECNVLVESTANSLDTNRIACEETMSSDICENKVASSSPNINIACDYSQNTTMLNQKMVHNSITDDNLCNFSLPSNLRNSPILHETVVFDTEPSQQQYLSSMDTQSNEDMSSLVHNDLLEDERNAEDSETDKVSESLNDRIAENSMQQSYTKVTDSESSESIDSVEQSEHALLELCIQPGLTKTIENIKHNKATWKSNKDLDQCSSKQTNYSGESSQMHDTCEVDGVSREEVDGNQKSTMKNPDTPKHGKKEEMYRRQRDPDAMIASLDRLTATLVQQTEAIRERDSSAMKQSILSDTWNEDSPNEVSFPSISISAPIIASFKSDVPEEQTTITSECVETASSDGGHMTNSKIIQREAIKLAEAVDAEINKNELEMTSMTSMDLEAIKPPSTMGSLLSLTASYAGSGDYSETFVNRDRCNSTSLPPMQLKTSSFTDFKNCRKKSLPLGVVAKRALNQTQTHTGSLENLLNECSGSHLDSVKPPSMMDELPDVGDMENSMVSVASITSEVADPKDQDQSLTSSDAVFDLLKPVANVLSITCMRYAEAMQSSANNSLSECLENINPPSLFNEVCEMDESTMEQATETVCSDTLCIDVELRTEEAPHQIFTEKIDEGSNDTDEAVTPISSEYCLTSSAESTPKKRAHRNLTPKQKRTLAKERYKTYTIAAEMSRKEEERDKKENGSAREGKIPRGKCSPFSKLTPKQRRQEDRARFQTQVLENPFPQPSQEQQEADVREQENPETEPSSAVKSAIPTFTKLSGCKTLIKKRMEQKKNRERYRTRTLDDSECIFREAENNAAANTAEGGESNATRIAQSEEIQIMLQQNATIVLNTLNESTKVNETGEEPLLDCETISLVSNESESERNLRMRFLNGVSKKLIGACSQQMDEALESEQNQKETVEIETNRSQEDVRYADTVESESENESNNAEEQPRETKRPRIIKPGMVRDHSNDSNATDRSEPESPKAIRGRRKALYSNPITRKPTPQSSPLKQPNPVSGIPIGRSNTSPIVRATRATTLRQNNNSPSNGMKDSPKANSSPKIPSLTDGEKRTKKMSAAAKRASVPQKGSSLTFTKSVKRHSTPPTCSSNFQNDAKPDVKPLERQGTFTKDEPEVENAPLVVSTSSSPIKTKIAKPIKGATSKVYPTMVKPKIAPKTHQVHQSKVGKVAPEKLPKTAPLLVAPKRLPTGKVAATTKIPASNQTGVQAENGKIFRKIGPLGQRSNSNSSIVSNSSTGIQTRRLAKEATSKIASLWKKVEESKSKQRFEKPDTRQWVQPGSCANDVDGPSPMNTPSAFRLFRSSTFEGIPQENDDTESTLYKSKSKRPLVVGMQSSKAKYRNSCDLSGMNSNDAPCKIPVKSNDASTYKKDSVQVGDASVILRKSQNTESSAVEVDPTKRISRLGSFIRVDSANAEGSAQTYVNGGVRTPASAIVPPFNYNPKPDIPSQTTKITQNESENRFGTTDCHSDIVTASTRVTTV, encoded by the exons GAGGACGCGGAGGGCTGCTGCAAGAGGGCAGAAAGATTGCTGTCGGAAGAGTGTCGCGTGTCCCACGAGCCAGTAGGCGTCGGCGTGGAAGGTGTCTGCTCGTGGAGGGGCCAGAGGCGCCCCCACGGCATTGAGATACCTACGCCCCTGGCCAGCGTCGCGGCGCACGAGCTGGAGTCGTCCGTGAACGGCGCAGCGTTCAACCCCGTTGTCGTCGCAGCGGCGGCGGGATCAGCGAGATGCTCTACGTCGAGGAACGCGCTGAAAACGTCTTCGTCCTGCTCCTCCGCGTCCGTAAATGCAGCCAACTCCAAGTCGAGGTTCTACCTGGGCTCTGCGATCGCTGAGACCTGCAAGGAGGATGCCATGGAGCCGGAAGTGAAGGAGGAGGACGAACGAAGGTCGTCCACGCCGAGCCCCGAG ATTTACGTAAGGAGGAATAAACGCTACAATGAAGGTGGAAGCAGCGAGGAAGAGAGTAAGCCAGACACATCTTTGCAGAGTCACAGATTACCTTCCTCTTATCGAGGGACCTGGCCCATCAGAAGAGACCTTTGGGCCAATCAACAAATGGGATTCTCCACTCAACAAAGCCCGTCAACCACTGTACATAAC atcTTCCCTTGTCACCCTGTCCCACAGGATGTAGCCAGCGTGATGAGTTTTTCCTCGAATTCCGGCACGGCGCTGTCCTGTTCCGCGGAGATGCAAGGCGATCGACGATTGGGAGCCAAAGTGGACGTGGTTTACAACCTCCTGGGAATGCTGGGGAGCACGGAAGGCGGAGAGGACATGAGCGCGACGCTGCTGTCGATGAGCACTTCGATAGACAACTGTTTAATAATGAGGCAATCGGGATGCTTGCCTTTGTTGGTGCAGTTGATTCACGCCCCCGGGCAGGATCCAGAGACCAGAGAGAGAGCTTCGAGGGCTCTGCACAATATAGTACATGCTAAAAGCGACGAGAGAGCCGGACGTCGGGAGGCTAGGGTTCTCCGATTTTTAGAGCAATTGAGAGACTATTGCCAGGCGCTGAGATCTTCTTTGGAAACGGGACAGGTCCCCGACGACTTGGAGAGACATCCGGGACCGACGATAGCCGCGCTGATGAAGCTCTCGTTCGACGAGGCCCATCGTCACGCTATGTGCCAACTAGGTGTCCTCCACGCGGTGGCGGAGCTCATCGAGATGGATCACATGGCTCACGGGAGCGAATGCGACGACCCGAACTGCATCACTCTACGCAGGTACGCTGGAATGGCGCTGACGAACTTGACGTTCGGGGACGGGAACAACAAAGCGCTCCTCTGTTCCTTCCGAGAGTTCATGAAGGCGTTAGTATCGCAGCTGCGAAGTCCCAGCGACGATCTCAGACAGGTGACGGCAAGCGTCTTGAGGAATCTGTCGTGGCGAGCCGACACCAGCAGCAAGCAGACGTTGAGGGAAGTCGGTGCCGTGACCGGGTTGATGAAAGCAGCGATGGAAGGTCGAAAGGAATCGACGCTCAAGTCTATTCTGTCGGCCCTTTGGAACCTCTCCGCGCACTGCAGCacgaataaaatagatatcTGCGCCGTGGAAGGTGCCCTCACGTTTCTCGTGGATATGTTAAGCTACGTAGCGCCGTCCAAAACGCTCGCGATCGTCGAGAACGCCGGAGGTATACTGAGGAACGTCTCCAGTCACATTGCGGTCAGGGAGGACTACCGATCCATCGTGAGAGAAAGGGGATGTCTTCAAGTTTTGCTGCAACAGCTGCGATCGCCGAGTCTGACGGTCGTAAGCAATGCTTGCGGAGCGCTCTGGAACCTCTCGGCTCGATGCCCGCAGGACCAGCGATTGCTGTGGGATCTGGGCGCTGTCCCCATGCTACGGAGCCTCATCCACTCGAAGCACAAAATGATCTCTATGGGTTCCAGCGCGGCGCTGAAGAATCTGTTGAGCGCCAGGCCAGGGTGCAACAATCTGGTTCATTTGGACTCGACGGCTCGCGGATTAGGGCTTCCAACTCTGCCCTCCTTGGTCGCTCGGAGACAGAGAGCGCTGGAGCAGGAGATAGATCAGAACCTAGCCGAGACTTGCGACAACATCGAGCCCAGCACGTCTCCCACGAACAAGGacgataaatttatgtttaaggTGGATCACAGCTTCCTGGGGATCAACGCGCGAGCTCTGCGCACGTACCAGTTACACAATCAGCCCAGCACGTCCAGCGTAAAGTCCAACGGGGTCGCCAGGAGCGAGAGCAGGGACTCCATGAGGTCCGTGACGAGCACCCACTCGGACACCATGTTCGAGAGAGTGAATCGTCACGTGATGAACGGGCTCTCCCCTACCGACATCCAGATCAAACAGCAGTCCTCGTCGTTGCACTCCGCTGTCGGATTCGACACGGGGATGACCAGCGATGGTCACTCGAAAACCTCCGAGAAAAAGTACACGTTGCGTTACAAGAACGCTATCCCTGACCGTTTGAAGTCGTCCGAGACTTTCAACGGTCTCAGCGATTTCCGGTGCACCAACTCGACGATCTCATGGTCCTCGGCGCCGGACCAAGAATCCGCCTGTTCCCAAAACTTGCTCCACTCTTCGGTCGAGGATAACTTGCCCCAGAGCATCTCGTCGAAGGCTGGCAGCCAGTCCAGCGTGTCCGAGGAAACCGAGCTGGTGTGCGGGAAAACTGAGTACCAATGCAAGCCTGGGATCGATAAACCGTCGACGTTGGCCTTCGTCAGCAGCGACTCGCCGGCAAAGGACGTCGGTTTTGGCAACATTTACGACAAGTCCGTGCTGAGTCCGTTGAACAACATACAGAAAGCCATCTCTCCGACCGTCGCGAACGGCAATTTGTTCTACGCCGAGACAGATTTGGATCAACCGACTGATTACAGTCTGCGATATGCGGAAAGGAGTTTGGAGGACGAGGACAAGCAACGCTCCCATTATTTTGCCAGCAACGAGCAGGAACTCATTCACGAGGACACGGTGAAGACCTACTGCACCGAGGGAACACCTCATGGAATCTCGTTGAACTCCTCCAGAGCCGCGTCTGCTTCCGATCTGCAGGAAGACAATCGACTGAGGAATTCGACGAAGAAGATGCAGGAACAGAGGAAACTTCAGGATAAAGAGGAATTCAACTTGGAATGCAAAGTGAAACTCTCGGACGATAATGTTGAAGAGAGTGGACATTCTTCTGCCAAAAGTCCATCGAG TTTGAGAACTACGTTAACACAAATGTCGTCGAACAACTTGCATTACgatgagaaaaataatatggCGTccaattctacaaaaattaGATCAG ATGTGGAAGAATGttacgaaattgaaaatgaaatttacgaaaatacCGATAAATTCAATCAAAATTTCCCTGTAAACGGAATTAATTCGTACGTGATCAGTGCACTCAAGGCTTCTAACGATTCAGGAT ATCAAGTCAGTGATGGAGATGAGGACGACGAAGATCTGCTTACAGCTTGCATTAATATTGGAATGCAAAATAATag GCACAGGCATTCATTCATAGGAAACAATTTTGATAAGATTCCGCGAAACGAAAGCAATCTAGCCAGGTATCAGACGAGCGTTGCTCTAGATCAAATGGAGTGCAATGTATTGGTCGAATCTACCGCGAACAGCCTCGACACGAATCGAATAGCATGCGAGGAAACAATGAGTTCCGATATTTGTGAAAACAAAGTTGCGAGCAGTTCGccaaatataaacattgcGTGCGATTATAGCCAGAATACAACAATGTTGAATCAAAAG ATGGTACACAATTCGATCACGGACGACAAcctttgcaatttttcattgcCTTCGAATCTGAGGAACAGTCCAATATTACACGAAACCGTAGTCTTCGACACAGAGCCGAGCCAACAGCAGTACTTGTCTAGCATGGATACTCAATCGAACGAAGATATGTCATCCTTGGTTCACAATGATCTTCTCGAAGATGAAAGAAACGCGGAGGACAGCGAGACCGACAAAGTCTCGGAATCCTTGAACGATAGAATCGCTGAGAATTCTATGCAGCAGTCTTACACAAAAGTAACGGATTCTGAGAGCAGCGAATCGATCGACTCGGTCGAGCAATCCGAACATGCGCTCCTGGAACTGTGCATTCAACCTGGATTAACGAAAACTATCGAAAACATTAAGCACAACAAAGCCACGTGGAAATCTAATAAAGATCTAGATCAATGTAGCTCGAAACAAACGAATTATTCGGGTGAGAGCAGTCAGATGCACGACACGTGCGAAGTGGACGGCGTTTCGAGAGAGGAGGTCGACGGAAATCAAAAATCGACAATGAAGAACCCCGACACACCGAAACACGGGAAGAAAGAGGAAATGTATCGGCGTCAGAGGGATCCCGACGCTATGATCGCCTCGTTAGACCGTTTAACCGCGACTCTGGTGCAGCAGACGGAAGCAATACGCGAACGCGATTCCAGCGCGATGAAACAGAGCATATTGAGCGACACGTGGAACGAGGATTCTCCTAACGAAGTCTCCTTCCCCAGTATCAGCATCAGCGCTCCTATCATCGCCTCGTTCAAGAGCGACGTGCCCGAAGAGCAAACGACCATTACCTCGGAATGCGTGGAAACGGCAAGTAGCGATGGCGGTCACATGACGAACTCCAAGATCATTCAACGAGAAGCTATCAAGCTGGCCGAGGCCGTAGACGCGGAGATAAACAAGAACGAGTTAGAAATGACGAGCATGACGTCCATGGACTTGGAAGCAATCAAACCCCCTTCCACGATGGGGAGCTTGTTGTCCTTGACAGCCAGTTACGCGGGTTCGGGCGATTACAGCGAGACGTTCGTTAACAGAGACAGATGCAACTCCACGTCCCTTCCACCGATGCAGCTGAAGACTTCGTCCTTCACGGACTTCAAAAACTGTCGCAAGAAGTCTCTTCCCCTCGGCGTGGTGGCTAAACGAGCTCTCAATCAGACTCAGACTCACACGGGAAGTCTAGAGAATTTACTGAACGAGTGCAGCGGATCACATTTGGACAGCGTGAAGCCACCGTCGATGATGGACGAGCTACCAGACGTTGGCGACATGGAGAACAGCATGGTAAGCGTAGCGAGCATCACGTCGGAGGTAGCCGATCCCAAAGACCAAGACCAGAGTTTAACCAGCAGCGACGCTGTCTTCGACCTGCTGAAGCCTGTCGCGAACGTCCTCTCCATAACTTGCATGCGTTACGCCGAGGCCATGCAGAGCAGCGCTAACAACAGCTTGAGCGAGTGTCTGGAGAACATCAATCCGCCATCTTTGTTCAACGAAGTCTGCGAAATGGACGAGTCGACGATGGAGCAGGCCACGGAAACCGTCTGCAGCGACACGTTGTGCATCGACGTCGAATTGCGCACCGAGGAGGCTCCGCACCAGATCTTCACGGAAAAGATCGACGAAGGTAGCAACGACACCGACGAAGCAGTCACTCCGATTTCTTCCGAGTATTGCCTCACCAGTTCAGCAGAGTCCACGCCCAAGAAACGGGCGCATAGAAATCTGACGCCTAAACAGAAACGAACCCTGGCCAAAGAAAGGTATAAAACGTACACCATAGCCGCGGAGATGAGTAGAAAGGAAGAGGAGAGGGACAAAAAGGAAAATGGTAGCGCGCGGGAGGGAAAGATCCCACGCGGGAAGTGTTCTCCATTTTCCAAGCTGACACCCAAGCAACGTAGGCAGGAGGACAGAGCCAGGTTCCAGACGCAGGTGTTAGAGAATCCTTTTCCTCAACCGAGTCAAGAGCAACAGGAAGCCGATGTCCGCGAGCAAGAGAATCCCGAAACGGAACCGTCGTCTGCCGTTAAATCTGCTATTCCTACGTTTACTAAACTGTCTGGCTGTAAAACGCTGATCAAGAAACGTATGgaacagaaaaagaatcgcgAGAGGTATCGCACGAGGACGTTAGACGACTCCGAGTGCATATTCAGAGAAGCAGAGAACAACGCCGCCGCGAACACGGCGGAAGGTGGCGAGTCCAACGCGACGCGCATCGCCCAGTCCGAGGAAATTCAAATCATGTTGCAGCAGAACGCTACCATCGTGCTGAACACCTTGAACGAGTCGACCAAGGTTAACGAGACCGGGGAGGAACCGTTGTTAGACTGCGAGACGATCAGTCTGGTGTCCAACGAATCGGAGTCCGAAAGAAATCTGCGAATGCGATTTCTGAACGGTGTCTCGAAGAAACTGATAGGTGCCTGCAGCCAGCAGATGGACGAAGCGCTGGAATCCGAGCAAAATCAGAAGGAGACGGTCGAAATTGAGACGAACAGATCTCAGGAGGACGTCAGGTACGCGGATACCGTGGAAAGCGAGAGCGAGAACGAGTCGAACAACGCCGAAGAACAGCCCAGGGAAACGAAGCGACCGAGGATAATTAAACCAGGAATGGTAAGAGATCACAGCAATGATTCCAACGCAACGGACAGGTCCGAGCCGGAGAGTCCTAAAGCTATTCGCGGCAGAAGGAAAGCTCTCTACTCGAACCCCATAACGCGCAAACCGACGCCTCAGTCGTCCCCGTTGAAGCAACCGAATCCTGTCAGCGGAATACCCATTGGTCGCAGCAACACCTCTCCCATCGTGAGAGCTACTCGAGCCACCACGCTGAGGCAGAACAACAACAGTCCAAGTAACGGTATGAAAGATTCTCCAAAGGCAAACTCGAGTCCTAAAATTCCTTCGTTAACAGACGgagagaaacgaacgaagaagATGTCAGCAGCTGCGAAGAGAGCGTCCGTTCCTCAAAAGGGATCGTCGTTGACCTTCACTAAATCCGTGAAAAGACACAGCACGCCTCCAACATGTTCCTCGAATTTTCAAAACGACGCCAAGCCAGATGTTAAGCCTTTAGAACGGCAGGGTACGTTTACCAAAGACGAACCGGAAGTGGAAAACGCGCCCCTGGTGGTCTCTACGTCCTCTTCCCCGATTAAGACGAAAATCGCGAAACCCATCAAGGGAGCCACTTCCAAAGTATATCCTACGATGGTGAAACCTAAAATCGCGCCGAAAACGCACCAGGTGCATCAGTCGAAAGTCGGGAAAGTAGCTCCGGAAAAGCTTCCCAAAACGGCACCGCTGCTGGTGGCTCCGAAACGATTGCCTACGGGCAAAGTAGCCGCGACTACGAAAATTCCAGCTAGCAATCAAACCGGCGTACAAGCCGAGAACGGTAAGATTTTCCGCAAGATAGGTCCACTCGGTCAACGATCCAACAGCAATTCCAGCATCGTCTCCAACTCGTCGACGGGAATACAGACCAGAAGGCTAGCGAAAGAAGCGACGAGCAAAATCGCGAGTCTTTGGAAGAAGGTAGAGGAGAGCAAGAGCAAGCAACGATTCGAAAAGCCTGACACCAGACAATGGGTGCAGCCAGGCAGTTGTGCCAACGACGTGGACGGACCTTCTCCTATGAATACTCCATCAGCTTTCAGATTGTTCCGTAGTTCGACGTTCGAAGGCATACCCCAGGAAAACGATGACACGGAGTCGACATTGTACAAGTCCAAATCGAAAAGACCATTAGTAGTGGGGATGCAGTCTAGCAAAGCGAAATATAGAAATTCTTGCGACTTGAGCGGAATGAATTCAAACGACGCACCTTGCAAAATACCCGTAAAGTCCAACGATGCATCCACCTACAAGAAAGACTCTGTACAGGTGGGAGACGCGTCAGTGATTTTACGGAAGTCGCAAAACACCGAGTCTTCCGCCGTGGAGGTAGACCCCACGAAACGAATATCGCGCCTTGGTTCCTTCATAAGAGTGGACTCTGCGAACGCAGAAGGCTCTGCACAAACTTACGTCAATGGCGGTGTGCGTACACCTGCCTCCGCCATTGTACCACCTTTCAATTATAATCCGAAGCCAGACATTCCTTCGCAGACAACCAAAATTACACAAAACGAGAGCGAAAATAGGTTTGGAACGACGGATTGTCACAGCGACATAGTCACAGCTTCTACGAGAGTAACGACAGTATAA